The following DNA comes from Malania oleifera isolate guangnan ecotype guangnan chromosome 12, ASM2987363v1, whole genome shotgun sequence.
atggaagagaaattgtgtgtgtgtgtgtgtgagagagagagagagagagagaagacttgGGGGGGGGGGTTTCTCCTGGATTGCTCAAGATGCTTCTCAAAGCATCCTGATgcttttacacacacacacacacacacacacacataaatatgtgtatatatatatgtatattataatataatattatattatttaattaataataataattattattattattttaggattgttacattaattatgaatatatgtttttggggttgttacagaATATCTATAGACTGTTAGATACCATAGTTATAGGTGAAGTTGCAGCTGTAGAGTCTAAGTCGGACATTaccattttgtggcatatgcggttacgACATATGGGTGAGCATGAAATGATGGatcttcataagagaaatcttttgaagagGGTCAAATCATGCAAGTTAGATTTCTGCAGGCATTGTGTGCTTAGGAAACAAAATATGGTGCAGTTCATGACAGTCACATACAAGATGAAGGGGATCCTTAACTACattcattcaaatgtttgggggctaatgagagtagcatcacgaggaggacatatgtacttcgagagttttattgatgattactcacggaacgtctgggtgtacttcatgcaacacaagtcagagacgtttgccaagtttaaattgtggagaGTTGAGGTAAAAAACCATACCAAGAGGAAGATTTAAGTGCTTTAGGACAGACAATGGAACCAAGTACACTAATTTGAGGTTCATGGAGTTGTGCGAGCAATATGACATAAGGAAACTTTCACAGTAtgcaagacaccacaacaaaatagtGTAGCGGAAAGGATAAACCAAACCATAGCTAAAAGGGCTCGATGTCTCAGGTTGAATGTAGGGCTTGAATAACTTCTGCGCAGAGGCAGTAAATATGGCGTGTTTCCTAAATAACATATCACCAATGGCCGCACTAGATGGGGAAGTTGCAAAGGAGGTATGGACAGACAACATggttgtgatgacccaaaaatatatacatgattaaagcacaataataataaaataataaaaatggtcattgagttaatatcaatacaaaagtgtttttctgtaggatccttgattccatgtttgatgcctaagaaagaccttgtctaagcgagtgctcagagaccattgcggctcagtcgctccttggaggtcggcctggtcaaaatggaatttcataggataaacatgaTAGATACTATTTGTACaagtaaataagtatatatacataaaatggtgttttgacagacataatttgtaaaaatatacaataagatgataataatataggtatcatatgtggggcccacaagactatgtgggatCAACATGAGTCCCGGAaccacaagacactatttatatacgtaaataagtacataaaataatgttttgactaatataatttgtagaaatatatgataaaataataataatataggtatcctatgcggaacccacatgagtcccgaagccgtatgaaGGTTTATACgagtctcaaaactatgtaggatgcataaaatcgtataagaattattcgagttacgtgggatccattcgggtctcgaagttgtgtggggcccacaagaccatgtggggcccacatgaggtttcaaaattcaaatttaattcttatttaaaaataaataataaaataaataaatactaaaaatagtttaaaagtaaaaaacaatgataataataattaagaaaaataataaaataataaaataattaattaactaattgactaattaattaggtaagtgattaattaaaaatttatttaatgggaatggtggcaagcactcccacatggcctccatctctatcccatactcaactcataccttacccatcccttgtccattctttaatttttaaaaaaattataatttcaccaatctccccacacttttataaatttcatttcttccccaaaattttcctataaatagggagctctcaaccttcatttttcacaataattttccaaggaagagaaggattagtgagtgaaaaaatttgtggtggagagagaatttttgaataagttctcaatcacccactatTTCCGATcccatttcttagagatagttacagtgttcgtaaggaagaaggtaagtaaattttgattatgttaattttttttttatttaaaattcatactcgagtttattttataagtaaatttcaattatgctaattagttccacaaaattttcatgagtttatttttatgcatatttaaatatatcagttatatctttaatatacttgcatctatttttgggttaagaaatgttctaatcccctcgggtaaattttcggtatttctttctattcaaaaataaaattatatatatttttaacacaaaaattgtgtggcatgagtttatttctacgttatatttttttttatgaaaatatgagtaaaaatgagattttcacgatattattttaaattacataaattataataagatgattttaaaaccccttatgacaacgaaagttcaaagttacagatgttcggtatcgcagcttaaagtttatacggattatagtgcactcacactgtttacagagtggttatttatgttagtggatttctcctgagtgcacacctggttccggaccaggacttaataaggaaaatctcacttaaagtttatatacattgatttagtttggtcggccagctaactaagtccagtcttcggaccacacaacccagtcatgggggtaaacatgacttacggcaaacaggcctaagggtgatttttttacaatatatgtttatacatatttaattacgtgtacaaagttactgatgatttgaaaaaaaagtataaatttacatgaaaatgatcattctggtacttaaatgacgatctaaggaaaacgtataaggaaaagtatatgtttatttatcattaaatatttttacagttttaaagttaaaagtttaatttaacagttatagtatatgattataaaattttactattgtaattgatggtaaaagttttatgtagtaaattttaaatttatatttattctaaaagcagttttgaagttatagtattaaatattgttttacgaaaatTTTGTtaagctcattttgaccacacattaataataatcttatttacttactgagcgtcgtttcactccaatcatatttttatttcagatgactctaaagagcatgtcggaaatcaggcttagcaagcatgtaagtggggatagaaaaataaatattgattagaaatattagtatgatgctagatatttatgttatgaaatttttctttttttgaaataaatgagtgtaatatggataattagcgctctggtttaataaaaattgaatttatttactttcgctgtaaatcaatagtaaaaagttaatatcccagacccctcggggtcggggtatTACAATGGTAGACTACTCtgatttgagagtgtttggatgtccatcCCATGTGCATTTTTCTAATAAGGAGAGAtcaaagtttgatgcaaaatctagaCACTGCATCTTTCTGGGGTATCAGAAAtgggtgaaagggttcaagttgtgggatccgaaggaaaataaggtggtgatcagtagagacgtGGTTTTCAATGAGAAAGCCATGTTACAATGTattcaagaagaagaagagaaacaaaaTGAGAAACAGGTGCTAGAAAACTATAGCGGCAATGAGCATGTGGTACAGTTGGAGTTAGATACTCAAAGTGGAGATGACAATGTGCAAAACGCAGGGATTTCTAACTCAAGAGGCCAGCAGCAACACAGTATAGTTGTAGACAGACCTAGACGCACTATCAAGCCACCGCCCAGGTACGAATTTAATGATatggtgtcttatgcacttatcactagaAGCAAGGATCCTAATACTTTTCAAGAGGTGgtgcacaaccaagagaaaagtatatgaatgagtgctatggtggaggagatgaaatcattgcataagaaccagacgtgggagttggtggagcttctagtaGGGAAGAGGGTGATATGATGCAAGCGAGTGTATAGAAAGAAAGAAATGGTATCAAAAAATGaaggagagaagttcaaggctcgATTAGTAGCAAAATGTTACTTACAAAAGAAAGAAGTTGATTTTGATGAGATTTCTCCCCTGTAGTCACACACACTTCCATCAAGAttgtgttgggattggtggcgtATTACAATATGCACTTGGAGCAAATAGAAGTAAATACAACattcctccatggtgatttggaggagctaatTTACATGATATAACCagaagggtttagtcaacctGGACAAGGGCACTTGGTTTGTAAGATGAAGAAACCTCTTTATGGGTTGAAGTAGTCTCCGAGGCTGTGGTACAAATGTTTTAACTCCTACATGATCCAAattggctacaagaggtgtgaATATGATTGTTGCGTCTATGTGAAGAGTTTTGAGGATAGTTTACTTATTTTTCTATTGCTTTATGTTGATAACATGTTGAGTACTGCAATGGATATAACTGAAGTAAATCAATTGAAAACCCTTGTTgcgtaaagagtttgacatgaaatatTTGGGTGCAGCCAaaaagattcttgggatggagattcgcagggacaaaactgtagggagattgtggttatcttagggtagTTATGTGAAGAAaatgttggagaggtttagcatgacaaATGCAAAACTGGTAAGTAAATCGTTAGCGAATCCTTTTAGGTTGTCTACTGCCCAACGCCCAAAGACGAACGATGACATTCGTGACATGTTTGAAGGTCCCCTATGCCAGCATAAAGGGGTGTTTGATGTCTGCTATGGTATGTACAAAACCAAATCTAGCACAAGCTatcagtgtggtgagcaagttcttttcgaaTCCAAGCCAACAACATTGGGATGCAATCAAGTGGATTCTCatatacttgaggggtacaacaGACTATAGCATTATGTTCAGCAAACAACAAGGTGATCCTTTAGTGGTTGGTTATGTCGATGCAAACTATGCAGGgaacttggatgacaggaggtctaccacagggtatgTATTCACTCTCGCAAAAGGGTCTATTCGTTGGAGGTTCATGGTGCAGTCGCTTGTTGCTTTATCTATTATTCAATCGAAGTAAATGACAATGGCTGAGGCTTCCAAGGAAGCGTTGTAGCTTACAGGAttagtcaaggagctgggtattcagCAAGGTGAAGTTCAGCTACATTGTGACAGTCAAAGTGCCATCtacttggcaaagaaccaagtgtatcatgcgaggaccaagcacatagatgtgcAATTACATAGGATCAAAGAACTGGTTGCTTCTGGTGAACTAATACTTGATAAAGTTCACACGTTTGAGAATGcaattgatatgttgacaaagtctAATACAACGGATAAGTttaagcattgcttgaacttgatcaacGTCTTCGGTTGCTAGATGGGACGCATCCCAACCTACTGTCCCAAGTGAAGCTGCGGGTTATGTTTTCAGGTGGAGCTGcgggttatgctttcatatttctcctaaggggtgaatattagtcaaagtggagattgttggagtatatgactcatattgagtggaacacatgcacagGAAAAACATGGTGATGGAAACAAGGAAGCTGCGCTGTAAGAAGAAAATAGTCGACGGTTACATCAACGGTTTAGCCTCGTGAttaaactgtcgacgatttttaggaaactgtcgatggtttgagTCGGcgtagattttgaattttgaatcagGAAGATTAGTAGGTTGGGgattttagaggattttcctcCAAGGATTGCTATAAGGATATTTTAAAAACTTCCTAAGTCTTTTCTACGTGAAGTgttagcatataaacaatattgtaacccttGTTTGAGATTGATAATGAAATTCAGCCGTTTGCTCCCATAGATGTAAGCACATTGTCAAACCACTTAAATTCTTGTGTCGTGTGTTTTACTACTTTGATATTTACctatgtgtgattgtgtttttgtACAACACTTCCGTTACCATtgtgtgtctagcgagggaggcaagcaGGCTAAATACGTtaacaatagctagtgagttttacgaacactcaccctcccctaaagagctttctatgttaTTCTCACTTTGACACTAAAAAACATGAAAGTGACCGAAGAGTCATGTTGCCTTTTTTAACATACGGAGATCTTCCATGGTGAGGTAGGAAGCTTGCATGTGCTGGTGCATGCTGAGTCTGAGGGCACCGCGCTGATTCCCTACCAGCTGGCGCAGAAAAGCCATGGAAGCAGAGGAGGGAAGGGGGGTCCCTTAACTTGAATGCCCTTTTCTTCCCCTCACCTTGTACAGCCATAAGAGATGTTGGATTGAAGGCCCACCCATTCTGTGGTCACATTGAAAAATCAGGTCAAAATCAACATAATCAGGCTAATATTGACCACCAACCTAACTTATTTGTGGACCAATATGAGCAAATTGACAAGCCTACTGCGCCACCTAACTTTTCACACAAATGTTCATgacttcatttatttctaaaCTTGTATGGTCATCAGTCTAGCCGCGAGACCATGAAGAAAAGCTTGATCAAGATAATAGTCACAActtaaaaaggaagaaaaaactaCAATGACCATCATGAGGGTTACGTTTTCAGTCATTTGGATTTACAGTATCTTTAAGTCTATTAAGTTCACACCCTGCACTATTATTGCACTGATTCTCCAATACTTACCTCCAGGCATCCAGCATTACAACATCAATCAATCATCATACCATGTAAATGGCTTAGAGCATGCTGTTATGCCTGAGCACATTAAACATCAAGAGATCCATGTGAAGACAGAAACCCATATGCAAAACAATAGCATTAACAATGACagatttgagaaaaataaataagatctTAACCGATCATTAAGACTAATAGACAACAACAGTGTTTGTGAGTTCCTGCAATATAAAATCatcaaattattattaaaaaaaaaaagaagaaaaaaaaacattgCTGCGACTTCACGGCATGAGATCCTCAGCTAATTATTGCTTGCCATAATTTCATCCTCAAAAGATTCTCGccagaaaaaatatatatatcaggCACTACTAGTGGTGGtcaaaattaataaaatagaTGTAATATGTTATTTGAATAGATAACCACCCCACCAAGGATGAGATGCTTTTGGTTAACTACAACTTCCAAAAATATCATAGGCTTTTTGGCGAAGCAAAATTAGGTCCAATCCCAATAACAAGTGCATAGCTGTTGGGATATTTTTGTCATGATATGAGTCAGCTACAACAGGGAAAAGTATGACAATGTTGTTTACAATTATTTACTTTTTTCACTTTTTCAGGTGAAAAGATGACAATCTAGAATTAGATAAATAAGTTCCACTCATGGATGACAAACGAGTCTCAGTTTTGAAGTGCTCACAGGATCTTCCGGatagaaaaaatatttcttgAGCAAAGCCAGTGAGAACATTCTAGTGACCATTAATGGAAGCCTTGGTAGCATACAATCTGTAGCATGACTGCCATATCCTTATCAATCAATTGGGCAAGCAGGTTCTACTTCTCCAAACTGGCTTAAACATGGGGCCTCTAGACGCATCAAGGCACCTAATGCAAGCTATCCGAATAACATTTGTGATATGCATATAATTACATTTGGGATTTATCTACATGTGAGAACATGCACTAAAAACCCTTCATATTGAGCCATTAAATCAATTTAAAGTCCAAACCTTGAGCCATTATATGATGGTTGACTAGATAATAAATTAACTGAACTAAATTGAATGCAATCTGATAGGGTGTGAGGACAGTATTCCATGTTAAAGAAAGAGTTAGCTGCTTGATGTCATTTATCTACATCAAAACATATCACTAAATAATTCCATGAAGGAATCATGTTGAAGACATCATAAAAATCTTGGTGGCAGCTATGGCAAAGATAAGAACAGAAGATTTTATATATTGATAAAACTTTCAGCAGAGGAACAATGTTAATAACAATAGGGAAATTGGATGCTGCTGACAAATGAATTCAGACGGGGGCCTTGCTAAGCATAAAGGCTCCTTGAATTATACACAATAACCCAGCAAATGAGCATTGGCAGAGGAAAACTTGCTGAAGTGGAAACCACACCCTCTTAGTGGTAAGCCCTACCACAAAATAGCATGAGTTGCATATATGTACAAATAATGAAATCCTCTGCGGTCTATTCTCCTTTCTCCTCTTCCCCAAAGTTACTCCTTGTAGTCAAGATCATGTATGCCACAATGCAACGGGAATTCATCATACTGTTCCAAGAAACCGTGTTTCTCAGCCATACTCTTCAACGACTCGTAAACCCGGTCCATGGAAGGCCTGTCTTTGGGCCAAGAAACCACACAATTGCAAGCAAGCTTCAATACCTGCAAAATTTCTTCCTCATGACCTTTCCCACATAAGGCCTTGTCTATGGCATCTCTACTCCTACCACAGCCAGAGAGCTCGCTGACCCAATCCACAAGGTTCCCTTTAAACCCTTCCACTGCATTACTCACCTCAAGAGGCTTCTGCCCTGTCACCAACTCCAGAAGCACAACCCCAAAACCATAGACATCCCCTTCCAGTGATGCCACCATAGTGGTTGTGTATTCGGGAGCCACATAACCATACTCCCCAAACTCCTCATCAATAACAGACCCACCACTGCAGGCAGCGAAACCCATGAGCTTTGCTAACCCAAAATCAGTTATCCGAGCATCAAGATCATCATCAAGAAGAATCACAGTTGAGCTAATGTTTTGCTGTACAAATGGTGGCTGGCAACCATGGTGAAGCCAGGCAAGCCCCCTGGCAGCACCAAAACCAATCTGAAGCCTCGTCCGCCAATCCAATGGACAAGAGTCATAAGACTCATTACAAGTATTACTTTTATCAGCACCTCCTCCATGTAAAACAGAATACAATGTTCCATTGGGCATGTGCTTGTACACTAAAAGCTTCTCATCCTCAactacacaaaaccctaaaagagGCACCAAATTGGGGTGCCTAAGCTGTCCTAACCTGTTCATCTCCGATCGGAAATGCTTTTCTCCGAGCCGGCAATTGCTCAACCGCTTGATTGCCAGCACCGACCCATCCGGCAAAACAGCCTTATACGAAACTCCCGTTCTATTGGAATTGAGAATGCTCTTGGCACTGAAATAATCAGTCGCCACCATTAGATCCGCCAACTTAATCTTCACCAGAGGTTTTTGAAACAGAGATACCTGAACGAGCTTGTGCGACCTCAACTGCTCCACCCAACTGCTATAAACATCGTCTTTGCCATTACCAAGGCCATACCCTTTCCTCCGACTAGAGCTCCCGAAGAACCACCACCATATTGCAAAAGCTGAGAGTAGCGAACCGGCGGCCCCAAAAACTCCGGCAGCTATGATGATGGCAAGACTTTTGCCGCTCAAACGACCGCACCTGGATGCGAGGGGCTTACCACAGAGACCCCTGTTTTCACGAAATCCAGCGGCATTAAATTTGGCCAGAGCGATAGGGACCGAACCCGAGAGATCGTTGTGCTCAACAGAGAAGTGCTTCAGGCGATCAAGTCGACTGAGCTCGTACGGTATCGGACCAGACAACCGATTGTTTCCCAGAATTAAATCATTGAGAAACTGGCAATTCACAAGCTCGGGCGGAATCGGACCGGAGAGATCGTTACCTGACAGATCCAGGCGAACCAAATAGGGCAACCAGGTACAAATCTGAGGCGGGATGGAACCGGAGAGCTGGTTGCCGGAGAAATCGAGGGTCTGAAGGCTCCTGCAATACTGAAGAGAGTCTGGCAAGCGTCCGGCGAGGCTCCGGGAGGAGAGCTGGAGGCTGATGAGGCGGATTTCTTCATCGTTCCAGCAGGACACGCCGTCAAGCTTGCAGATGACGGCGGCCGAGGTGTTGGTGAAAGTCCATGAGAGAAGGCTGCCTTCAGGGCCATTGAGGGCCTTCTTCACGCCTTCTAGGCACTCCACATCGTCTTCTGTGGCCGCAGAAGCAGCAAACAGGAAGAGGAAGAAAACGGGTAACGCAGCGAGAGTGAGATTGAAGAAGCTCTTCTTCATGGTGGGGTTAGCTAGGGTTTTGCTCTGAGTGGGTTAGAGGTGGCGTCGGATGAAGACGAAGATCACTTGAAATAGTGGGTGGATGAGCACTGGAATGGCAGGGCAGAGCAGAGCGGAGAGGGGGAGGCAGGGCATTGACTGTTCGGGAAGAAAGAGACTGCAGCCTTTGACCGCAAAGACGAGCCGACTCGTTTTATATCGTTTTTTCTCTGAAGCGACGTCGTTTACGGCGTAGCTCCACCCTAAGGGACACGGCTGTGGCCCTATCGAATTACTACTTGCGCAGATAGAGACGCATGTCTTTTCTGCTCGAATTTTCCAAATTAAATTATTCTCATATTAATCACACTAccctttttctcctttttttttttttttgctgctaGACAAACTAATAACCCTATTGAAACCTAAGTTGATTTGCTTCATGGGATTTTAACAAAGTTATTCTTTCTAAGATTAATTaagatttaatttattaaatcCATATCTATTGTAACAATTTcagagataataataataataataatgcatattttttaaaagcaCACTTGATTACTCAATGgcgcgcacacacacataattGCGTAAATGTAGTATCTATGACAACGAAATAATAATTCACAAGATAATAGTATTTACAAGAACAACCCTCTCaattttttctcttattttaaAGATAATGATTACACACTATAACATGTATAGAAAAACTATGCACCCATTCTCCCTATGTCCTATGTCCTATGTCACCTACATGTTAAATTAATACACAATTGACACTTCCAACTGTTTAGAGTATATAATTGACAACCTCAATTGCTTAAATTATGTTATACATAATTAGCATTTCCAAACAAGGTAAAAATAAAGTTACACTTACAATTATGTGACTAAAAACATGCTCAAATGTCAATTTATAAATTTACCATCCAGCCAAACTTGTTTGTGTCAACCTTATAAGGAGAAACTATCAAGTAAATGCCCTGTCTAGTTAACATATCAACACTACAAACATTTGATATTGACGTTACAACCTACAGGCCTATGCTTTGTGCCAAGCATAGTTTTTCTTTAACCATGACTTACTCTACATCCCAACAATATTATATGTCAATGAGGCAATTGACACGCACAAATTAACTATTGACCTCAAAATTAGCCGTAATTAATCTTGTCAAGGACCATGTCCCAATTATGTTCATCCTTGACCATGAAGAATATGCAACTTAACATTTATCTGCATAGCCCATTACAAtaaatttaatacaaaaattgtgtttaaattatattttaactttaaattttaacctaaatttaaaatttataaactcCCGcatctatttttatttatttttatactttttaaaTGAATTGAAGTTTGCATTGCTAGAATACAaactaattttaaatttttttaatgcaaaactcgtattttaattattataatagAGTTATAAAATAATTTAGAACTCAATTACATATATGGACATTCCATGTAATTAAAATTTTGTGATATGCTTAAGATAGTTCAAGCATGTAATGTATTTAAATAAATGTTTATCCATTTAtagtttttgtttttataaattttacaaCTTGAGTCATGATCttaaatgtgaaaaaaaaaaaaaaacaataaaatgaATGTGCTAGTTAATGTTTttagtaaaaatataaaatatttaaaattaattaattaaaaacctAATTTATTAGGAATATAATAAACTAAAAggataaatttttattataacaaTTTATCGATCACATTGAATATTAAGAAggtgaatttttttatttatttttatttttctattacaTAGGAATTCCAACTACCgacgagcccttcggaccccctagtgcggcaccaaacctacgatTCAACGTCCTTCGCCCTCAGGTCTTGCTGATTAGGGTAAAGTTTGGATGCGGACACAACTTCTATGCATCAGTTATATGTTTGGCTAACCTGACTCCCGGAACACATCTCCATTACTATCCACGTTTTTCGCTGACTTATAGAGAACTATAAACCAACTACACGCCAATAGATTAAACATCGATATGACAATACATATTAACAATGAATGACggaatttgaaaattaaaaaatgaaataaaatttgaagTACGATATTTAATTCATTCctacaaatttaattatttttatgcaAAGATTAGGTATGCTCATAAAGAAAGAAGGCTCCTTTGATTTATATCTTAATACAAATTTAAGAAGAAATTGAAATTCTTAGCCCTTCACCATGAATTACAGTTTTATATTATGTAATTCTATATACTATAAAACTATAGatgttataatataatattaaatatttggtAGTTATTCAAAAATTACTTCATACATGAATAtctaatttataaaaatatgaatgtCTCAGCCAGTTCTTTactaatttatgcatattttttcttctctcttttaacTTGTTTAACATCAGTTAATATCTATAATtacatcatttaaaaaaaattaatgatgttatTAAGTTTTCAATGCACAATAATATGAATTGATAATGAAGTCTTTAAAGAGggaaattaaattaaatgttGATAGTGTAATATTAGTAACGATAAGCGGAATAAATTGCATATTTAATTTATCCTTAAATTCATTTTTGACTTTAAATCGAAAGGAATAATTTATTTGACGTTAACAGATTGATGTCAACATAAAGATTAATGTCTCCCACGCGGAGTTGACTTGCTATCGTCATCATAGCAAGGAGTTACAAATCCACTTCTATCATTAATTCGACATCTAATTAAATTTAACTGATTTAATGTAGAAAAATTTTGaaggtattttgtaaaaaaaaaaaaaaactatacggtgcctaaaatattttaaatggcTAAATGGATATGCAATTTAAACAATGTAATTAATGCATAGATAAATTTGAAATGAATAAACTAaaaatttctaaagaaaaaaaaattttgttagaatatttttttttaacttctaaAAGTTCCAATTCAATAACTTTATGAAAgttctcccaaaaaaaataaaaaaaaaatttaaatttgaaa
Coding sequences within:
- the LOC131144120 gene encoding probable inactive receptor kinase At1g27190 produces the protein MKKSFFNLTLAALPVFFLFLFAASAATEDDVECLEGVKKALNGPEGSLLSWTFTNTSAAVICKLDGVSCWNDEEIRLISLQLSSRSLAGRLPDSLQYCRSLQTLDFSGNQLSGSIPPQICTWLPYLVRLDLSGNDLSGPIPPELVNCQFLNDLILGNNRLSGPIPYELSRLDRLKHFSVEHNDLSGSVPIALAKFNAAGFRENRGLCGKPLASRCGRLSGKSLAIIIAAGVFGAAGSLLSAFAIWWWFFGSSSRRKGYGLGNGKDDVYSSWVEQLRSHKLVQVSLFQKPLVKIKLADLMVATDYFSAKSILNSNRTGVSYKAVLPDGSVLAIKRLSNCRLGEKHFRSEMNRLGQLRHPNLVPLLGFCVVEDEKLLVYKHMPNGTLYSVLHGGGADKSNTCNESYDSCPLDWRTRLQIGFGAARGLAWLHHGCQPPFVQQNISSTVILLDDDLDARITDFGLAKLMGFAACSGGSVIDEEFGEYGYVAPEYTTTMVASLEGDVYGFGVVLLELVTGQKPLEVSNAVEGFKGNLVDWVSELSGCGRSRDAIDKALCGKGHEEEILQVLKLACNCVVSWPKDRPSMDRVYESLKSMAEKHGFLEQYDEFPLHCGIHDLDYKE